ATCGCCAGTACATCGTCGTGGTTGGCAGCATTGATAATGTCCTGTAGCTGGATATCTGCCGGCGGAATATTCTTCCTGGAGAGCAGTGATGAGCTGCCTTCCTCCATCTTCTGACGGAACATACGTGTGAGCGCCCATCCGGAGGCTTCTGTTTCCAGGCAGCCCTTTTTACCGCAATGGCAAATGATTTCGTTATCAAACAGGGGGATATGCCCAAACTCGCCGGAGTAGCCGGATTTACCGTAGTAGAGCTTTCCATCTATCAGCACTCCCATACCGATACCGTAATCCAGGTTAAGGAATAAGACATTCCTTTCGCCATGGACAGAATCGGAGCAGAATTCACCATAGGCCATTGCGCGGGAGTCGTTTTCCAGGAATACGCGGATGCCCACTTTCGATTCAATTATTTTGGACAGCGGCTCTTCATCGAAGTAAAAGAAGCTGTAGCTATAACCGGTTGCGTAGTTGATACGGCCGGATAAGTTAATGCCTATTCCAAGTATCTTCTCGCGGGGCACCGGTAGCTCTTCTATGAACTGATTAATATGGTGACATAGCTGTTCCAGCGACTCCTTATTATTATCCAGCTGATAAGGGAGACTCTCAACTGTTTTAATGAGGTTTTTCTGCAGGTCGGACAGGCCCAGGTTCAGATGGTTTTGTTTGATGTCGACACCGATAAAGAATGCAGAATCAGGAACGAGGCCATATAAATTGGGTTTTCTGCCTCCGGTGGATTCTACTTTTCCATAATCTTTAACAAGTCCGTCCTGGATGAGGTCATTCAGTAGGGTGGTTACCTTGGGGGCGCTAAGGTTTAACTCCTTGCACATATCTGCAATAGTAGCGTTGCCGATGTTGGCAAAATAGGCCAGGGCAGCCTTTTTCAAGTTGATATTCTTGTATGCCACCCCGGTAACATTTTCGCTGTTGAGTTCTTCAAAAAATGTTTTAGCCATAACCGGTTTTATGCTTTT
This window of the Chitinophaga sp. Cy-1792 genome carries:
- a CDS encoding ROK family protein; amino-acid sequence: MAKTFFEELNSENVTGVAYKNINLKKAALAYFANIGNATIADMCKELNLSAPKVTTLLNDLIQDGLVKDYGKVESTGGRKPNLYGLVPDSAFFIGVDIKQNHLNLGLSDLQKNLIKTVESLPYQLDNNKESLEQLCHHINQFIEELPVPREKILGIGINLSGRINYATGYSYSFFYFDEEPLSKIIESKVGIRVFLENDSRAMAYGEFCSDSVHGERNVLFLNLDYGIGMGVLIDGKLYYGKSGYSGEFGHIPLFDNEIICHCGKKGCLETEASGWALTRMFRQKMEEGSSSLLSRKNIPPADIQLQDIINAANHDDVLAIELIAKIGENLGRGIALLINIFNPELVILGGSLAATEDYIRLPIKSAINKYSLSLVNNDTRLKISRLGERAGIIGACLLVRNKVLIS